From Methanobrevibacter ruminantium:
CTTAAATCCCTTAAATCTGAAACAAGTACAGAAGCAACAGTTGTTGGATCAACTTTAACCTTGCTTAATAATGATTCGAAAGTGTCTTCAAGCAATCTTCTAACGATTTGGCTTGCTAAATCTTCACTGAGCTTGTATTCTGCCTTGATTCTTTCCTTCTTCTCATCAGGAAGTTCCGGAAGGTTGTTTTTAATAGGTTCAACCATATCATCAGTGATTTGGAACAATGGAATGTCAGTTTCAAGATACATTCTGTTTGCAGTTGGAAGAGGTCTCATGTATTCTGTATTTCCATCATCCAATGCTTTTCTTGTCTCTTCAACAACACCGTCAAATGCCATGTTTGCTCTTCTGATGACTTCATTCAATGCATTAACTGCAACATCCTCATCGTGAGCTACAATGATTATTGCATCTTGAGGACCTATTTTAAGGAACTCTTTCATAGCATTGACTTCATCTTCTTGAATACCGTATGCAGGCAATTCATCTGTGTGGAAAAGTCCTGAAACACCCATCTTTTTAGCATAGCTGGACAATTCAGTACCAAATCTTCTGCCTGGCTGAATCTCTTTACCGATAAGACCATCAAATCCTCTTAAGATAATACCTTTAATGCATGCTGCAGAGGATAAAATCTTAGATGAAGTGTCTTTGAATACTTCATCAAGGTCGTAAATGGTATCTTCAACACTTGCATCTCTTTTTATGAGTTCATCTTTAATGTCTGCAAGTGCCAATTGCCTTTGAACTTCCCTTTCTACAATTTCAGGCATTAAATCAAGGTCCTGTACACCTTTGATTTCTACCCTTGCACCTCTTGTAATGGAGATGTTTACATCCTGACGGATAGTACCGATTCCTCTTTTTACATTAGTGCTTCTTAAGACCTGACCAATCATATAAGCAACTTCTTTTATTTGCTCTGGATGGTGCATGGAAGGATCTGTAGTGATTTCTGCAAGAGGAATTCCTAATCTGTCAAGACGGAATTCAGTAAATTCATCATCTGAATCTATCCTTCTTGCTGCATCCTCTTCAAGCCCTAATGATTCAATAGCCACTCTTCCATATGGAGTGTCTAGGTAACCGTCAGTTGCTGCAAGACCGGTTCTTTGGAAACCTCCAGTGTTACTTCCATCAATTACCTGTTTTCTCATTGTATGGAATTCATCCACCATTCTCATGTTTAAAAGTGAAGCGATAGTAATACAAATATCCAATGCTTCCCTATTCAATGCATGAGGAGGTTCATCATCAGTTTCAACAAGACAAGTGTGATTGTTGAATGACTCATACTTAAAGGTCATGTCCCTTAAGGATTCTTGCAAAGCAGCCCTGTCTATTTGACCTAATTCACTTTGAGTTGGCCTTAAGTTTCTTATGATTCCATCATCAAATTCATCATCAATAAGTTCAGTTGAACATGGACAGAAAAGCTTATGCTTTGTATTCAATTGTTGGTGAATTTCTAAACCCATCATAAGTCCAAGCTCTTTCCAATTTCTTTCAATCTTAGGAGTTTCAGACTTATTGTTTTTGTTTCCTTTGTTTCCTTTTTTAGATTTGTTTTTAGCCATTTTCTACCCTCCTAATTCAAGAAATATTTAAGTGAAGAACTTTCATTCAATTCTCCAGCAACATTGGTTTGAATAATGTCTTTAACTTCATTTACATCTTCAGTCTGTCCTAAAGCCCATGCCAATTTCACATAAGCGGTTTCAGGAGTCATGTCCATACCGGAAATTACACCAGCATCCTGCAACAGTCTTCCTGTACTGTAAACATTCATGTTTATTGTACCATATAAGCATTGGGAAGTCATTACAACTGGGATGCCATCATCGTTAGCTCTTTGAAGTGCATCAACCATATAATCAGGAACATGTCCAAGACCGGTTCCTTCTATAAGCAAACCTTTGTATCCTTTGTCAATGTGATAATCAATTATGTCAGACTTGATCCCTGGGAATGATTTGATTAAAGCAACCTTGCTTTCAATAGCTGTATTCAATTCCAATTCATTTTCTCCACGTTTTGTATATGGGAGATTGACTGATTTCACTTTACCGTCTCTTAAAATAGCTATTGGCTCACTATCGATGCTTCTGAAAGTGTCCCTTCTGCTTGTGTGCATCT
This genomic window contains:
- the gatE gene encoding Glu-tRNA(Gln) amidotransferase subunit GatE, which translates into the protein MAKNKSKKGNKGNKNNKSETPKIERNWKELGLMMGLEIHQQLNTKHKLFCPCSTELIDDEFDDGIIRNLRPTQSELGQIDRAALQESLRDMTFKYESFNNHTCLVETDDEPPHALNREALDICITIASLLNMRMVDEFHTMRKQVIDGSNTGGFQRTGLAATDGYLDTPYGRVAIESLGLEEDAARRIDSDDEFTEFRLDRLGIPLAEITTDPSMHHPEQIKEVAYMIGQVLRSTNVKRGIGTIRQDVNISITRGARVEIKGVQDLDLMPEIVEREVQRQLALADIKDELIKRDASVEDTIYDLDEVFKDTSSKILSSAACIKGIILRGFDGLIGKEIQPGRRFGTELSSYAKKMGVSGLFHTDELPAYGIQEDEVNAMKEFLKIGPQDAIIIVAHDEDVAVNALNEVIRRANMAFDGVVEETRKALDDGNTEYMRPLPTANRMYLETDIPLFQITDDMVEPIKNNLPELPDEKKERIKAEYKLSEDLASQIVRRLLEDTFESLLSKVKVDPTTVASVLVSDLRDLRREGIDVSIFDEEKLVEVFSLLEEGKISKDAIKDLMVAVSKKPDADVAEIAEEANLTLLSEDAVRDIIHEIATQNESMIKERQMGAMGPLMGMSMKKLKGKADGSLVNKIVREEIQNLL